The region ACCAGGCCGGAGCCAGCGCCGCCGAGATCCTGCCCGACTTCCTCAAGATCACTGAAATCGCCCCCCGCCAGGCGGCGGGCTGGACCTGCCTGGCTTGGTTGCAGCTGCTCTGCGACCAACCCGATGAAGCCCTGCGGTCAGCCCGTTTCGCCGTGAAGCTCAGTCCCCAGGATCCCCAGGCCCGCATCAACCTCAGCCTGGCGCTGCTGGAGACGGATTCCAAGGGTGTGCGCGATCAGATCCAGATGGTGCAGCAGGTGCTGACCATGGCCCCCCAGATTTCCGATGACCTCACAGGGGCCCTGGACGATGGCCTGGTGAGGCGCCCGGGCTGGAAAGCGCTCGAAAAAGTGAAGTCCTGGCTGAACCTCTGAATCCATCACACAGCAGCAATTACGATCCATGGGACAGATCCTGCTGCTCAGCAATGGTCACGGTGAGGACGTCTCCGGCGCCCTGATCGGCCAGGCCCTGCAATCCATGGGCCACAGCGTGCAGGCCTTGCCACTGGCGGGGCTGGGCAGTCCCTACCAACAGGCTGGGATAGCCCTGCTTGGACGCAGCCATGAATTCAGCACCGGAGGCATCGGCTACACCAGCCTGCGCGGCCGGCTGACGGAACTGGTTCAAGGGCAGATCCTCTACCTGTTGCGGCGCATGCTGCGTCTACTGCGCAACGGTCATCGCTTTGACCTGATTGTGGTGGTGGGGGATGTGATCCCGGTGATCGCCGCCTGGCTGACCCGCAGGCCCGTGGCCACCTATCTCGTGGCTTACTCAAGCCACTACGAGGGACGGCTGCGCTTGCCATGGCCCTGCGGCGAACTGCTCGCCACCCGTCGTTTCAAGGCGGTGTTCAGCCGGGATCAGCTCACAGCGGACGACCTCACAGACCAGCTGCAACGCCCGGTGAGATTCATTGGCAACCCGTTCATGGACCCGGTGCTGACGCCGGCTGATGCGTTGCCAACCGCCCGTCGCCGCATCGGACTGCTGCCCGGCAGTCGCCGGCCGGAACTGGAGGAGAACCTTCTGCTGCTGTTGCAACTGATCGAGCAGCTCCCCCGCGATGCGGATCTGAGCCTGGATCTGGCCCTTGTGTCCAGCCTGGAGGATGCGGCACTGCAGACCCTGGCCGGCCGCGTTGGCTGGCATCTAGAGCGGGGGGTCCTCAGCCGAGAGGGAACGCTGCCGATCTCCGTGCAGCGAGGGGCTTTTCAAGCCGTGCTTCAGCACAGCGATCTGATCATCGGCATGGCTGGCACTGCGATCGAACAGGCCGTGGGTCTCGCCAAACCAGCCCTGCAACTCCCTGGCCAGGGTCCCCAGTTCACCGCCCGCTTCGCGGAAGCCCAGCGCCGCTTGCTGGGGCCGACCGTCTTCTGTGCCCCCGGCAACGCCGGTTCCCGTAACAACATCAAAGCCACGGCTGCTCTGGCGCTGGA is a window of Synechococcus sp. A15-24 DNA encoding:
- a CDS encoding lipid-A-disaccharide synthase-related protein, yielding MGQILLLSNGHGEDVSGALIGQALQSMGHSVQALPLAGLGSPYQQAGIALLGRSHEFSTGGIGYTSLRGRLTELVQGQILYLLRRMLRLLRNGHRFDLIVVVGDVIPVIAAWLTRRPVATYLVAYSSHYEGRLRLPWPCGELLATRRFKAVFSRDQLTADDLTDQLQRPVRFIGNPFMDPVLTPADALPTARRRIGLLPGSRRPELEENLLLLLQLIEQLPRDADLSLDLALVSSLEDAALQTLAGRVGWHLERGVLSREGTLPISVQRGAFQAVLQHSDLIIGMAGTAIEQAVGLAKPALQLPGQGPQFTARFAEAQRRLLGPTVFCAPGNAGSRNNIKATAALALDLLERSGSDHELQKQCRREASRRLGTTGGGTRMAAAISDLLP